In Helianthus annuus cultivar XRQ/B chromosome 3, HanXRQr2.0-SUNRISE, whole genome shotgun sequence, a single window of DNA contains:
- the LOC110931429 gene encoding receptor-like protein EIX2 has protein sequence MSSHSSSFSYLCFLTIFTFFHSSLSDQNSTTNIRCIEYERTALLEFKNDLIDGANRLVSWNRSNADCCIWYGITCNNLTGHVSEIRLRGPDAMADLKSQEASIQRFGGKVNPSLQNLTSLEYLDLSCNDFGGNPIPTYIGYLRNLTYLNLTESRFSGEVPSQLGDLSKLRVLSIRQLYSGDQYVQQVKSLQWLSGLSFLRHLDMGGVQLDGVFDWLQVPFTLVELHLVYCGLPPITPSLTMVNLTSLSVLDLSYNNFSTSSIPSWITSLHSLVSLNLANCNFNGPVPAGLMNMNSLTVLDLSNNQLTGIQETRNSSTLSVCNLREINLDWNKFDGKSLLDALTSLFECESSKLESLRFASSGLSGNLPRQLGKLKNLVHIDLNGNSISGSIPDSIGNLSSLQTLELGSNLISGPIPDSIGRLSSLLSMYLPSNSITGPLPESLGELSSLELLDLSYNEINGTLPQSIGNLTKLKQLIIEHNLLTGVVTEGHFANLTSLVTLRGDANMLRLELPADNWEPPFQLRILTLNNWSLGPKFPSWLRNQTDLFILYLDSTRISDNIPSWFWSTFPGLQYLNISDNNLSSVSLNDFLCSVEPKQIIYMHLGNTNISGVLPDCWSNWELLNILNLQNNNLTGEFPTSLANLSSLESLNVHNNKLSGEVPVNLMNSKSLQIIDLSENNFVGSIPTPIGGEATVLKLLSLRSNKLNGEIPDEICRLDSIQMLDLADNNLSGRIPNCFNNFSVMTGKVTPNPIVELAQQEFMGSAWLVMRGRVYGYGSILGLVTYLDLSSNRLHGVIPSEITQLVELRFLNLSNNRLTGRIPEKMGDMKLLELFDLSRNEVDGMIPSSMSKLSFLNLLNVAYNNLTGRIPSSTQFQSFQESSFVGNQLCGAPLSLRCGGGGGVVNASEEERSDDGPEWGLITSIVAGFVVGFWVVVAPLVGSKSWRMKYYEYLYKIWCKFCGS, from the coding sequence ATGAGTTCCCACTCATCTTCTTTCTCATACCTTTGTTTTCTCACAATCTTTACATTCTTTCATTCTTCTTTGTCTGACCAAAACTCCACCACCAACATCCGATGCATCGAATACGAGAGAACCGCACTTTTGGAGTTCAAAAACGACCTCATCGATGGTGCAAACCGACTCGTTTCCTGGAACAGAAGCAATGCAGATTGCTGCATATGGTATGGAATCACCTGCAACAATCTTACCGGCCATGTCAGTGAGATCAGACTTCGCGGGCCCGATGCCATGGCTGACTTAAAATCTCAAGAAGCATCTATACAAAGATTTGGAGGGAAAGTCAACCCTTCTTTGCAGAATTTGACTTCACTGGAGTATTTAGACTTGAGCTGCAATGATTTTGGAGGGAACCCGATTCCGACTTACATTGGGTATCTCCGAAACTTGACATATCTGAATCTTACTGAGTCTAGATTCTCCGGGGAGGTCCCGAGTCAACTCGGGGATCTTTCCAAGTTACGGGTACTCAGTATCCGACAACTTTATAGCGGTGATCAGTATGTACAACAGGTTAAGAGTTTGCAGTGGTTATCGGGTCTTTCTTTCTTGCGCCACCTTGACATGGGTGGAGTGCAACTCGATGGCGTGTTTGATTGGCTGCAGGTCCCTTTTACGCTTGTCGAACTGCATTTAGTATATTGTGGGTTACCTCCTATCACACCTAGCTTAACCATGGTTAATCTTACTTCACTTTCAGTCCTTGATCTTTCTTATAATAACTTCAGTACTAGTTCGATACCGAGCTGGATTACTAGTTTACATAGTCTAGTTTCCTTAAATCTTGCTAACTGTAATTTCAATGGGCCAGTTCCTGCTGGTCTTATGAACATGAATTCCCTTACTGTCCTTGATTTGTCAAATAATCAACTCACGGGTATTCAGGAAACGCGTAATTCGTCTACTCTAAGCGTCTGTAATCTAAGAGAAATAAACCTTGACTGGAACAAATTTGATGGGAAAAGTCTGTTAGACGCCCTCACAAGTTTGTTCGAATGTGAATCATCTAAACTTGAGTCTTTAAGGTTTGCATCAAGCGGGCTTTCTGGTAATTTACCACGACAACTCGGGAAACTAAAGAATTTGGTTCATATTGATCTTAACGGCAACTCGATATCCGGGTCAATTCCAGATTCTATAGGGAACTTGTCATCCTTACAAACTCTAGAACTCGGGTCTAACTTGATTTCGGGTCCAATCCCTGACTCGATTGGAAGACTGTCATCGTTGCTATCGATGTACCTCCCTTCCAATTCTATTACTGGCCCGTTACCAGAATCTTTAGGAGAGCTGTCATCGTTGGAGCTGTTAGATCTTTCGTATAATGAAATCAACGGAACTCTTCCACAAAGTATCGGCAATCTTACCAAGCTGAAGCAACTCATCATCGAGCACAATCTGTTAACAGGCGTTGTGACTGAAGGTCATTTTGCAAACCTCACGAGTCTAGTCACTTTACGGGGAGATGCAAACATGCTAAGACTCGAGCTACCGGCTGATAACTGGGAACCACCTTTTCAACTCAGAATACTGACCTTAAACAATTGGAGTTTAGGTCCGAAATTCCCTTCGTGGCTTCGAAATCAGACCGATTTATTTATCTTGTATCTAGACAGCACCCGGATTTCAGATAACATTCCAAGTTGGTTTTGGAGTACGTTTCCAGGTCTGCAGTATCTGAATATCTCAGATAATAATCTCTCGTCGGTGTCTCTGAACGATTTCCTTTGCTCGGTGGAACCGAAACAGATTATATACATGCATCTAGGGAATACTAATATTTCAGGTGTTCTTCCTGATTGCTGGTCAAACTGGGAGCTGTTGAATATCTTGAACTTACAGAACAATAATCTCACCGGTGAATTTCCAACGTCTTTGGCAAATTTATCTTCTTTAGAGTCATTAAATGTGCATAATAACAAGCTCTCGGGAGAAGTACCCGTAAATCTAATGAACTCAAAAAGCTTACAGATCATTGATCTTTCTGAAAACAATTTCGTTGGAAGCATACCGACACCAATAGGTGGAGAAGCAACAGTTTTAAAGCTTCTCAGCCTTCGTTCGAACAAACTTAACGGTGAAATCCCAGATGAAATCTGCAGACTTGATTCTATCCAGATGCTGGATCTTGCTGACAACAATCTTTCAGGAAGAATACCAAACTGCTTCAACAATTTTAGTGTCATGACCGGAAAAGTTACTCCAAATCCGATTGTTGAGCTAGCACAACAAGAGTTTATGGGCAGTGCGTGGTTGGTGATGAGGGGGAGGGTGTACGGGTATGGCAGCATTCTCGGTTTAGTAACGTATTTGGATCTTTCAAGCAATCGTTTACACGGGGTTATTCCGAGTGAGATTACGCAGCTTGTAGAGTTAAGATTCTTAAACTTGTCCAATAATCGGTTGACAGGGAGGATCCCGGAAAAGATGGGTGACATGAAGTTGTTAGAATTATTTGATTTGTCAAGGAATGAGGTTGATGGGATGATTCCATCAAGCATGTCGAAATTGAGTTTCTTGAATCTGTTAAATGTGGCATACAACAACTTGACAGGAAGAATACCGTCAAGCACTCAGTTTCAGAGCTTTCAGGAATCGAGCTTTGTCGGGAACCAACTATGTGGAGCTCCTCTTAGCTTAAGGTGCGGCGGAGGAGGAGGGGTGGTTAATGCTAGTGAAGAAGAAAGAAGTGATGATGGGCCAGAGTGGGGACTTATTACAAGCATAGTGGCGGGGTTCGTTGTCGGATTTTGGGTAGTTGTTGCTCCTTTGGTGGGTAGCAAGTCATGGAGGATGAAATATTATGAATATCTGTATAAAATTTGGTGCAAGTTTTGTGGTTCATAA
- the LOC110931428 gene encoding uncharacterized protein LOC110931428, with amino-acid sequence MAESYGNQRNRKYVITNRHHFEVEVSNTVLDMQLQELGSRFSEVSTSLIENMSGLNPCNSFAKFDISKIVKFSEMYPNDFNKEERGVLAGDLSTFYHTLKEDDKFANLTGLSDLARVMVETRKNETFPLVYRTLKLALVLPVATATVERCFSKMKLIKTDLRNRMGDEYLNNALICAVEKESFCKVKEEDVMARFQAFKNRRGELI; translated from the coding sequence ATGGCGGAAAGTTATGGTAATCAAAGAAACCGAAAGTATGTCATTACTAACCGACATCATTTTGAAGTTGAGGTTTCTAATACGGTTTTGGATATGCAACTTCAAGAACTTGGAAGCCGATTTAGTGAGGTCTCAACTAGTTTGATAGAAAATATGTCGGGTTTAAATCCTTGTAATTCGTTTGCTAAATTTGACATATCAAAGATAGTGAAGTTTTCTGAAATGTATCCGAATGACTTTAATAAAGAAGAAAGAGGGGTTCTTGCGGGTGATCTTTCGACATTTTATCACACTTTAAAGGAAGATGATAAATTTGCAAATTTAACTGGATTGAGTGACCTTGCTCGTGTAATGGTGGAAACCAGAAAAAATGAAACTTTTCCTTTGGTTTATCGAACATTGAAGCTAGCACTGgttttaccggttgcaaccgcaaccgttgaaagatgtttttctaaAATGAAGCTtatcaagacggatttacgcaatcggaTGGGTGATGAGTATTTGAACAACGCTCTAATTTGTGCGGTAGAAAaagaaagtttttgtaaagtaaAAGAAGAGGATGTCATGGCCCGGTTTCAAGCTTTCAAAAACCGAAGAGGAGAACTCATTTAG